The Neoarius graeffei isolate fNeoGra1 chromosome 10, fNeoGra1.pri, whole genome shotgun sequence genome has a segment encoding these proteins:
- the calr gene encoding calreticulin, producing the protein MTTLCLLFISLAIALITAEPLVYFREQFEDGDAWKSRWLESTHKSDYGKFVLSAGTFYGDAEKDKGLQTSQDARFYAISSRFEDFSNKDQPLVVQFTVKHEQSIDCGGGYIKVFPSSLKQEEMHGESTYNIMFGPDICGPGTKKVHVIFNYKGKNHLINKDIRCKDDEYSHLYTLLVNPDNTYEVKIDNKKVESGSLEDDWDFLPPKKIRDPDAKKPDDWDEREKIDDPDDKKPEDWDKPETIPDPDAKKPDDWDEEMDGEWEPPMVTNPEYKGEWKPKQIDNPAYKGKWVHPEIDNPEYTPDSEIYKYSSIGVIGLDLWQVKSGTIFDNFLITNDPKLAEEVGNETWGATKDAEKKMKDAQEEEERKKHEEEDKKRSEEAKDETDEDKDEEEEEEEEDDEEGTDSKLKDEL; encoded by the exons ATGACAACCCTGTGTTTGCTTTTTATAAGCTTAGCAATCGCCTTAATAACCGCAGAGCCGTTGGTTTATTTCAGAGAGCAGTTTGAAGACGGGG ATGCTTGGAAAAGCCGGTGGCTGGAATCCACCCACAAATCCGATTATGGCAAGTTTGTGCTGTCAGCCGGCACATTTTATGGCGATGCAGAGAAAGATAAGG GCCTTCAGACCAGCCAGGATGCTCGTTTCTATGCCATCTCATCTCGGTTTGAGGATTTCAGCAATAAGGATCAGCCACTGGTAGTGCAGTTCACAGTGAAACATGAGCAGAGCATAGACTGTGGAGGAGGCTACATTAAGGTTTTCCCATCAAGCCTCAAGCAAGAGGAAATGCATGGAGAGTCCACATACAATATAATGTTTG GTCCTGATATATGTGGTCCTGGCACCAAAAAAGTTCATGTCATCTTCAATTATAAGGGCAAGAATCATTTGATCAACAAAGACATCCGGTGCAAG GATGATGAATACTCCCACCTGTATACACTCCTCGTTAATCCAGACAACACATATGAGGTGAAGATTGACAATAAGAAGGTAGAGTCTGGATCTCTTGAGGATGATTGGGACTTTTTGCCTCCGAAGAAGATCAGGGATCCAGATGCAAAGAAGCCTGACGACTGGGATGAGCGGGAGAAGATTGATGACCCTGACGATAAAAAGCCAGAG GACTGGGACAAGCCTGAGACCATCCCTGATCCTGATGCCAAAAAGCCTGATGACTGGGATGAAGAGATGGATGGAGAATGGGAGCCTCCCATGGTTACCAACCCTGAGTACAAG GGTGAGTGGAAGCCGAAACAGATAGACAATCCTGCCTACAAAGGTAAATGGGTGCACCCTGAAATTGACAACCCCGAATACACTCCTGATTCTGAGATCTACAAATATAGTAGCATCGGAGTGATTGGATTGGATCTTTGGCAG GTGAAGTCTGGAACTATTTTTGACAACTTTCTCATTACCAATGACCCAAAACTGGCTGAGGAGGTTGGCAATGAGACTTGGGGTGCAACAAAG GATGCCGAAAAAAAGATGAAGGATGCTCAGGAGGAGGAAGAGCGAAAGAAACATGAGGAAGAGGACAAGAAAAGAAGTGAAGAGGCAAAGGATGAAACAGATGAAGATaaagatgaggaggaggaagaggaggaggaagatgatgaggAGGGAACAGACTCTAAACTTAAGGATGAGTTGTAG